From the genome of bacterium, one region includes:
- a CDS encoding Gfo/Idh/MocA family oxidoreductase: protein MAYRIGIIGCGGQGKAHAREWTQLDNCEVVAVADPLPEPIAAMQEQFPNAKAYASHGEMLEAEPLDIVSVATWPNVHAEPTIMAAERGVHVLCEKPMGLDLQECDAMIEACERSGVALVISHNRRNDPRYFKLQQLLADGAIGKLCRVHAADKGYEVGYGLMNIGTHIFDGLRMVLGDVAKVFAHLTVDGRDLTPEDITTEGPRGTGWVAGKEGTVILHFQSGDEAIVEWDPNVNRFSAEYIGTEGRLRFLPTKHDLYHFPHATMTDENQGDWRQVELTPEENPYGYPGTSTRGHMMRGMLAWIEGGPRYDTSDGLQGRAALEIISAVYWSVMRGGWQELPLQDKRHPLKVWRG from the coding sequence ATGGCATACCGCATCGGCATCATCGGCTGTGGCGGACAGGGCAAGGCCCACGCTCGGGAATGGACGCAGCTGGACAACTGCGAGGTCGTGGCGGTGGCGGACCCGCTGCCCGAGCCCATCGCCGCCATGCAGGAGCAGTTCCCAAACGCGAAGGCCTATGCCTCGCATGGCGAGATGCTGGAGGCTGAGCCGCTGGACATCGTCTCGGTCGCTACGTGGCCGAACGTGCATGCCGAGCCGACGATCATGGCCGCAGAGCGCGGCGTACACGTCCTGTGCGAGAAGCCCATGGGACTGGACCTGCAGGAATGCGATGCGATGATCGAGGCCTGCGAGCGCAGCGGCGTCGCGCTGGTCATCAGCCACAACCGGCGCAACGACCCGCGCTACTTCAAGCTCCAGCAACTGCTCGCCGACGGCGCCATCGGCAAGCTCTGCCGCGTCCATGCCGCCGACAAGGGCTACGAGGTGGGCTACGGCCTGATGAACATCGGCACCCACATCTTCGACGGGCTGCGGATGGTTCTGGGCGATGTGGCGAAGGTCTTCGCCCACCTCACCGTGGACGGGCGCGACCTGACGCCCGAGGATATCACCACCGAGGGCCCGCGCGGGACGGGCTGGGTCGCGGGCAAGGAGGGCACGGTCATCCTGCACTTCCAGTCCGGCGACGAGGCGATCGTCGAGTGGGACCCGAACGTCAATCGCTTCAGCGCCGAGTACATCGGCACCGAGGGCCGTCTGCGCTTCCTGCCGACGAAGCACGACCTGTACCACTTCCCCCATGCCACGATGACCGATGAGAACCAGGGCGACTGGCGCCAAGTGGAGTTGACGCCCGAGGAGAACCCGTACGGCTATCCGGGCACCTCGACGCGAGGGCACATGATGCGGGGGATGCTGGCGTGGATCGAGGGCGGGCCGCGCTACGACACCAGCGACGGCCTGCAGGGCCGGGCGGCCCTTGAGATCATCTCGGCGGTGTACTGGTCGGTGATGAGGGGCGGCTGGCAGGAGCTGCCGCTGCAGGACAAGCGGCACCCGCTGAAGGTGTGGAGAGGGTAG
- a CDS encoding PIN domain-containing protein: MRVSEALKPFQSVFLDTAPLIYYLEGNPIYGERMAQFMATREALGIALVTSPVTLAECLVHPMRLGLPDLAEGYLRLIVGGAATRFQSLGRAEGLQAAQLRARHGLKLADALQVAAAMSAGCDAIITNDLTLKRLDGIAVLLLDDLEP, encoded by the coding sequence ATGAGAGTTAGCGAAGCACTCAAGCCGTTCCAGTCCGTGTTTCTGGATACGGCTCCACTCATCTACTACCTCGAAGGCAACCCCATCTACGGCGAGCGGATGGCTCAGTTCATGGCCACGCGGGAGGCCTTGGGTATCGCACTGGTGACCTCGCCGGTCACGCTGGCGGAGTGCCTGGTGCATCCAATGCGTCTCGGCCTGCCGGATCTGGCGGAAGGCTACCTACGCCTGATCGTCGGGGGTGCCGCTACTCGGTTCCAGAGCCTCGGCAGAGCGGAGGGGCTGCAGGCGGCCCAGTTGAGGGCCCGACACGGCCTCAAGCTCGCCGATGCCCTCCAGGTCGCCGCTGCAATGTCTGCCGGTTGTGACGCGATCATCACGAACGACCTAACGCTCAAGCGCCTCGACGGCATCGCCGTGCTGCTCCTCGACGACCTCGAGCCGTGA